In Mytilus trossulus isolate FHL-02 chromosome 14, PNRI_Mtr1.1.1.hap1, whole genome shotgun sequence, a genomic segment contains:
- the LOC134695999 gene encoding membrane progestin receptor alpha-like, which translates to MVSMLWNPANTIRSSKIPALMQDPGIIIGYRQINQTWSYYARSMFKIHNETFNIWTHLIAIFIHLSMIYQYAEKCNYYRDQQSWTLLIFSVCCIYSTTISVIAHIFHSKNIDVHFSLFLLDYAGAYMYGYASGLIAIYYFSDEYTYSMIVNVYLISHWIFSLCGFVLLCIIKLTFGHKEQQWRRKGLLALFFTLHGILLSATVARKYWLLLNGNQQYLAPITNYNWIYLSFFLEGASYGCHLPEVFFPGKFDIVGQSHQIFHIFATLTQILQIRAVRFEISKGNSSYGHQSLPSLFILSTISLGVITFICVFIIRIYYPVRNIKKEK; encoded by the coding sequence ATGGTCAGTATGCTTTGGAATCCAGCCAACACAATCAGATCCTCTAAAATACCAGCTTTGATGCAGGATCCGGGAATCATAATTGGTTACCGTCAGATAAATCAGACGTGGAGTTATTATGCGAGAAGCATGTTTAAAATTCACAACGAAACATTCAATATATGGACACATTTGATAGccattttcatacatttaagtATGATTTACCAGTATGCCGAAAAATGCAACTATTATCGTGACCAACAATCATGGACTCTATTGATATTTAGTGTTTGTTGCATATATTCGACGACAATTAGTGTAATAGCACATATATTTCATAGCAAAAACATTGATGTCCATTTTAGCTTATTTCTGCTTGATTACGCAGGCGCGTATATGTATGGATATGCTTCCGGTTTGATAGCCATTTACTACTTTTCAGATGAATACACCTACAGCATGATCGTAAATGTTTACTTAATTTCCCATTGGATATTCTCTTTGTGTGGCTTTGTTCTTTTGTGTATTATAAAACTGACTTTTGGGCATAAAGAGCAACAATGGAGAAGGAAAGGTCTATTAGCTTTATTTTTTACGTTGCATGGAATTCTTTTGTCTGCAACAGTAGCAAGAAAATATTGGCTTTTACTGAATGGAAACCAGCAATATTTAGCACCCATTACTAATTATAATTggatatatttatcattttttcttgAAGGTGCGTCGTACGGTTGCCACTTGCCAGAAGTGTTTTTTCCAGGCAAATTTGATATTGTTGGACAAAGCCACCAAATTTTCCACATATTTGCTACATTAACACAGATATTACAGATACGCGCAGTGCgctttgaaatatcaaaaggGAACTCTTCATATGGACATCAATCTTTGCCTTCACTGTTTATATTGTCAACTATTTCTTTAGGTGTTATTACttttatatgtgtatttatcattagaatatattatccagtaagaaatataaaaaaagaaaaataa
- the LOC134696730 gene encoding membrane progestin receptor alpha-B-like, whose translation MIKMVWNPPNTLIASKMPALLQNRGIVFGYRQINQPWSYYARSICQFHNETFNIWTHLIAIVIHLSMIYQYADQCDFYRDKHSWTLLIFSVCCIYSTTISVIAHIFHSKNIDAHYSLFLFDYTGAYLYAYASGLIAIYYFSDPYTYDMIVNEYLVAHLIFSFGGVILMCIMKTSFGHKDHQRTRKGLLSLFFSLHAILMSATVARKYWISLNGNTEYLASITNYNWIYLYFILGGLSYSCHSPEVFFPGMFDIIGQSHQIFHIFATLTQILQIRAVRFEISKGNAPYGHPSLPSFFILSTMSLGIITFICVFIIRKYFPVQTSKKEK comes from the coding sequence ATGATCAAAATGGTTTGGAATCCACCCAACACACTCATTGCATCTAAAATGCCTGCTCTACTGCAGAATCGGGGAATCGTTTTCGGTTACCGTCAGATAAATCAGCCGTGGAGTTATTATGCGAGAAGCATCTGCCAATTTCACAACGAAACCTTTAATATATGGACGCATTTGATAGCCATAGTCATACATTTAAGTATGATTTACCAGTATGCCGACCAATGCGACTTTTATCGTGACAAACACTCATGGACATTATTAATTTTTAGTGTTTGTTGTATATATTCCACAACAATAAGTGTAATAGCACATATTTTTCATAGCAAAAATATTGATGCACATTACAGCTTATTTCTGTTTGATTACACAGGCGCGTATCTGTACGCATATGCTTCCGGTTTGATAGCCATCTACTACTTTTCAGATCCATACACTTATGACATGATCGTTAATGAGTACTTGGTCGCCCATTTGATATTCTCTTTTGGTGGCGTTATTCTCATGTGTATTATGAAAACAAGCTTTGGACATAAAGACCACCAGAGGACCAGGAAAGGCTTACTTAGcttgtttttttcattgcaCGCAATTCTTATGTCTGCAACAGTAGCAAGAAAGTATTGGATTTCACTTAATGGCAACACCGAATATTTAGCTTCCATTACTAACTATAAttggatttatttatattttatacttgGCGGATTATCGTACAGTTGCCACTCGCCAGAAGTGTTTTTTCCGGGCATGTTTGACATTATTGGACAAAGCcaccaaatatttcatatatttgcAACACTGACTCAGATATTACAGATACGCGCAGTGCgctttgaaatttcaaaaggGAACGCTCCATATGGACATCCGTCCTTGCCATCATTCTTTATATTATCAACAATGTCTTTGGGAATTATCACttttatatgtgtatttatcattagaaaatattttccagtacaaacttcaaaaaaagaaaaataa